The DNA region CGTCGTTGGGCAGGCGATCTACACGAGAACAACCGTTGACAAACATAGCTTAGATCAGTTACAAACAATATAAACATAAAAACTCGGGAAGACCCCGGGTTTTTTTACATTTCGACACATGTTATTCGCAAAGAATTCTGAAAACATTACCATGAGACGTAATGGATGTAGGGAAGGGGGACGAAAAATGCGATGGACAGCTGAAGATATAGAGAAATTTGAAGCGGAAAAAGAGTTTATCGATACGGCTTTAATCCCAATTTTTTCATTTTCAGTGGAGCAAATCGGCGTTGATGTCGTTAAGGAACAAAAGTGGTTGGAGGAGATTTGCGTCTATACGGAACGGCAACTAACAGGAAGAGTGTTGCTATTTCCTACGCTATATGCGCTAGACCCGGAGTGGCGATATGATCTATTGATTAGCGAGCCGTTTCGTTACCAGCAATGTGTGACGACGAACCCTCTTTTGGCGGAGAAATTGGAGGAGCAAGGGTTGTCTGTTTATTTATTGGGACGAGCCGAAGATGAGGAAGATTTAGCGACAATGGTTAAAGAAGGGAAGAAGCTGACGAATCTGATTATGGAACGCTGGAAAAACAAGTCAGCGCAAACTTAGCAATGTAAAAAAAGGATTACCAGTCGCAATTATTACAAAATTTGAACAGTTGTCACAAATTGTTCACAAAGTGGAAGGAAAGATATTCTTGACACTTTAGAAATCCTTTCTTATGATTGGTATGTCCTAGTGTTATCATCGTGTTAATGTTGTCCAGAATGGACTTTTTTAGATGTAAGGATAGGAGGTCAAGAATCAATGAGTAAGAAAGACATTTCCAGGCGGACATTCCTGAACTACATGCTGATGGGAACCGGCGGGTTTCTAGCAGCGGGAATGATCACTCCGATGGCTCGTTTCGCTCTAGATCCCGCATTGAAAAGCGGGGCGGGAGAGGGAGACTTGGTCCCTGTTACGACAGTGGACGAGTTGAGCGGCGAACCGCAACGTTTTGACTTTAAAGTTAAAACAGTTGATGGTTGGTACCAGACAGAAACGCCGATGTCCGCATGGGTCTACAAGCGCGGGGAAGAGATTGTTGCTTTATCGCCAATTTGTAAGCACCTCGGATGCACGGTGCAATGGAATACGAATCAATCGCATCCGGACCATTTCTTCTGTCCATGCCATGACGGCTTCTACACGAAGGACGGGAATAACGTGCCGCACACGCCGCCGTTAGCGCCGTTAGACGTGTATGAAGTAGATGTGCAAGAAGGCAAAGTTTACCTTGGTAAGCCGCAGCCAAATCCAGTAAAGGGGGCGTAAGTTTAGATGATCAAGCAAGTTTATGATTGGGTCGATGAGCGCCTCAATATTACACCGATGTGGCGCGATCTTGCCGACCATGAAGTGCCTGAGCATGTGAACCCGGCGCATCATTTTTCTGCGTTCGTGTACTGCTTTGGCGGATTGACTTTCTTTATTACAGTCATCCAAATTTTATCCGGTATGTTTTTAACGATGTATTATGTTCCAGACGTCATTCACGCTTATGAGTCTGTAAAGTACTTACAGAATGAAGTGGCGTTCGGTGTCATTGTTCGCGGAATGCACCACTGGGGAGCCAGTCTCGTCATTGTCATGATGTTTTTACATACACTTCGTGTGTTCTTCACCGGGTCGTACAAGCATCCACGTGAGTTAAACTGGGTTGTTGGAATGATGATTTTCTTTACCATGTTAGGTTTAGGCTTTACAGGGTATCTATTACCTTGGGATAACACAGCTTATTTTGCGACAAAAGTAGGGGTAGAGATTGCTGCTACGGTTCCGTTTATCGGAGACTTTATCAAAACCCTACTCACAGGCGGAGATATTCTTGGCGCTCAAACGCTTACTCGCTTCTTTGCGATTCATGTATTCTTCTTGCCGGGCGCATTATTGGGGCTTCTAGGGGCGCACTTTGTAATTATTCGTAGACAAGGTATTTCTGGACCTCTATAAAATTTAGAAGAATAGTTAATCGACGAGAAGAAGGAGGTATAATGAGCAATGGCAAACAACGATAAGACAAAGATCGAATATGTCGGCGATTCGCGTGTTCCCGCGAAAAAACATCCGAACATTTCGCCATCTTACTCTGAATTTCCGGGTAAAACGGAAGCGTTTTGGCCTAACTTTCTACTGAAAGAATGGATGGTTGCAGCGGTTGCTTTAATGGGTTATTTAATTTTGACGGTGAGTCAGCCTGCGCCATTAACGGATATGGCGGATCCGACGAACACGTCGTTTACACCGCTGCCCGACTGGTACTTTTTATTCCTTTATCAATTGTTAAAATATCCTTGGGCATCAGGGACTCCTTGGGTTCTAATGGGAACTGTGGTGCTTCCGGGATTAATGTTCGGTGGCTTGATGTTAGCCCCGTTCCTGGACCGCGGACCTGAGCGTAGATGGACAAAACGTCCTGTTGCTTCTGGCTTGATGTTTCTAGGTGTAATCAGCGTTGCTTTCTTAACGTGGGAGGCAATGGACGGATACAAAAAAATGGAAGCAAGTAAAGCAGAAGCAGCGGCTGAGGCTGGAGAACCTGGCGGGGATTCGGGCGGAGCAGCTGCGCCCCCAGCGGCAGAACTTGATTCTGATGATCCTGGCGCTGAAATCTGGGCGGCTCAAACGAGCTGTGTTAGTTGTCACGGCGCGGATATGTCCGGAGGCGGCGGACCCCCGTTAACGGATGTCGGTTCAAGATTGTCGGCAGATGAGATTAAGGATGTCATTGTCAACGGGGCAGGCATTATGTCTGCTGGAATGTTCGATGGCACGGATGAAGAATTAGATCAATTAGTCGAATTCTTGGCTGAACAAAAGTAAAGATGATGTGTTAAAATATGAAACTGACTGCAGTTGTATCGGCAGTCAGTTTTTTTATCATTATTTGAGACAAAATTTGGGAGGAACAACAGATTGTTCATGCAATGGTTCAGGTCATCTTTGAAAAAATCTTGGTTTCTAGGCAGTTTAATCGTCGTCAACTTTTTAGGGACTATCTACGGCTTCTATTGGTACAAAAACCAGTTAGCCCAAACGGAGCCGGCGCTGTTGCGTGTGTTTGTCCCTGACAGTCCCGCTGCTAGCGGACTTTTCACGCTCTTTTTGATCGCGTTGTGGCTTGGACGCAGCTTTCCGAGTTTAGAAGCGTTTGCCGCTGTGACCAATCTAAAATACGGTGTGTGGGCAGTCGCGGTCATTATTTGGGGCTGGGCGTTAGGCGGAGAACGGCAATGGACCGACTACATGCTGATTTTTTCACACGGGGGAATGGCCTTTGAAAGCTTGCTCTACGCTCGCTTTTATACGATTCGATTTATCCACTTGCTGCCCGTTGCGATCTGGCTCGTCTGGAATGACGCAATGGACTATTTGGTCGGCTTGCATCCTTGGCTGCCATCGGTGATGTACCCCTCTCACGTTTCGACTGTCGGCTGGTTCACCTTTTTACTAACGGTTCTATCCTTGACGATCATCTATCTTGTTGTGAGACCTAAAAAAGGGGTCTAATCTTGTCCACCTCCCCATAAGATGAATAGTAGATAGCAAACGTTGCGTTCACCCAGGGGAGGGGTACAAGTTGAAAAAAAAGTGGAAACAATGGACAATCATCATCTTCCTGGCAATTTTTTCTAGTTTCAGTCAAACGGTAGCGGGAACGGTAACTGCCGCAGAATCCGAGGGAAGAAACAATCAGCAAAATAACATGGAGACCTTAGACCGCCTTTCTCAAGAAATCGTGACGCTCGTCGAACAGGAACAACTAGCCCACGCCAAAGGGAAACTAGAACAGTTAGGGGAGCTGTTTACACATATCGGAACAGAACGGCGGATCAGTATTGAGGCGCTAGAACTCGCCACGCAAACGATCGTCCAGGGAAAAAAGGCGTTAGCCGACGTGACACCGGATAAAAAGGAAGCCATTTTGCGGGCCAAGCAGATCCGAATTCTTGTCGATGCCTTATCACATCCGAACCAACCGATTTGGAAAAGCTATCATTCTACTTATTCGCAACAGGTTGGCGAGATGATGAATCAAGCGGGGCGATCCCGACAAGAAGGATTGCGTAAATCGTTGCAACTAAACTATCAATTGTATTCAACGCTTAAACCAGCCATCGCCTTAAATCAGACGCCATCGACGATCCAAATGATGGACTCGATCTATCAATTCATCAATCAACAAGCCCATGGACAAGATGTCGACTGGGAAGCTACGCAAAATTCATTACAGCAATTGCAAGAAGTCACAGGCAACCTCTTTTTAGGCAAAGAACAAAACACCCTTGCCCTGTATATGAACAGTAACTCGCCGATAGCGATGATCTCCATGATCAGCCTGATTCTATTCACGGCGTTATCCTATGTTGCCTGGCGGATGTATCGCGGTACACGGTTTCAAATGTAAAAGGGGTAATGCTGCTTGAAGTGAATAGGGACAAAGCAAGCGATGACGCTTGCTTTTTTGTTGCTTGTTGAGGTGGGCGCGGTCATGTAGACGCGTTGGAACTCACTGCATGGAAAAGTGAGGGGCGTTGACCGTCACTCGTAGTTGACAAAAGTCCAACTAAATAAGCGTGAGTAAAACAATTACCTGGAGTTAGTTGTCAAAACTCGTGTTATGATAGGGAGCATCAGGACATCAAATGATGGAAAAAGAGTTGCGCTAGTCAATCACTTTAAAATTGACGGTTGCTTTGATCGCAAATCTTTGTTGATCTCGATCCTCCCCTGAATCACTGGAGAACTGGGTGACGCCATGTACAATGTAATTGCCAGGTGGAAAATCATCCGTATTTAAAAAATCTTCCATAAACATCACATAATCCATCGGGTCCTGATCGGCGCTGAATCCTCCGCTTTTTGCGTATTTTTCTCGATAAGGGGTCACGCTCCCTTTTTTAAGCGTTGTGGTCAATCCAATATCATTGACGGGGTAATCGATTTCATATCCTCTCGTCTGCTCGCGCATTGGAAAAAGAATAGCAGATGAGGAGTGATGAATCGTGATTTCTTCTTTGTCGCCTATGTACTCTAGTTCACCGTATAAATTGATCTCTTCTCCTACCTCATATGCGCCTTTTTCACTCACGAGTCGGAAGACGAAGTCACCCTCAACAGTTTCATCCGTTGTGTTTGTTACATCGGAATCCTGTAAGTGATCGCCGCGATCCATCTGATTCGGCGCCCCGCAAGCGGTAATGCAAAGCAAGAATATAGCTGTGAGTATCTTATTCATTTTAATTTCCCCTCCTTTGTAGATTTGGACGATCTGGTTTGGAAAAATGTTGCGCGATTGCTCACCTAGCGCAGGGGAGGCTATCCAGTGTGGACAATGAGAGATTTGGTGTGCGGAGGCTCTATTTCGCAACGTTTTTTAGGCAGAAACGTTATTACCTCCTAGTAAAGTGGCAACCATATTTTCTGCAAGTGATTATTTTTATGGAAAGGGGTGGAAAAAATGAGTATACATAGGGAGGAAGTTGTAAGCGTATTGTCCCGATATCAAAATGGAACTTTATTAAAAGTAATTTGGGACAACGGTGAAAAAGCCATCTATGAATTTGAGACGATGTATGATTCAACGAACGGTTTGGAAATGGATGATCCGAATTACAGAGAATTTCATCTTGCATTATTTAAAGAATATAAAAATCCAAATAATTTCATAGAAGTAGGTAGCGGAGAAAATATCCCGATCTATATTGAGGTTTTGGATGCAAATGAAGTTATTTGGGATATACAAAATAAATGTTAATATCAAAACGCGTCAAAAAACGATATCGTTTAAAGGAAAGACATGATCGAAGGAATTTTTTTTTAAGTGATTCGGCGGGATTGTCAGTACTCTGAGCGATTGATCATTATCCTAATGAGAATCCGTCCGAGCTCGGTGTCGTTGTTCGGTCGTTCATCAAACGATTAAGCTCGGACCTCGAGCCATCACCCGCAAAAATCATCTCCTATCCCACTGTAAAGGCCACAACTCCCGCTAGAGCTGGACTGTATGCGGTGGTCTCGTCTGTAAAGGTCTTATCTCCCTTTAGAGTGGGATTACCCGCAAAAATCATCTCCTATCCCTCTGTAAAGGCCACAACTCCCGCTAGAGCTGGGCTGTATGCGGTGGTCTCGTCTGTAAAGGTCATATCTCCCTTTAGAGTGGGATTCCCCGCAAAAATCATCTCCTATCCCTCTGTAAAGGTCACAACTCCCGCTAGAGCTGGACTGTAAGCGGTGTTCTCGTCTGTAAAGGTCATATCTCCCTTTAGCGTGGGATTCCACCTTGAAAATCATCTCCTATCCCTCTGTAAGGTCACAACTCCCGCTAGAGCTGGGCTGTATGCGGTGGTCTCGTCTGTAAAGGTCTTATCTCCCTTTAGAATTAGCCCTACCTTGATCCGTCAGCTAGCGCTCACTCCCTCCCCAATCTCGGCCCGCCCGCCCATGTTTCCATCAGTGGTTGCTTGACCGCTCTCCCCATCCCGGATCGGACCCTAAGCCTCTTTCAATGGCCGTTTGTTTTCGTCGTGGGTAAAGCCCTCACCGAGCACTTCGCGGACGTCGCTAACGATGATGAAGGCATAGGGATCGATCGCATGCGCAATCGCTTTGAGCCTCACAATTTCATTCCGATTCACGACGCAATAGAGAATATCCTTCGAGCTGCCTGTCCAACCGCCGCGGCCATTTAACAACGTTGCGCCTCGCTCCATCTCCTTCAACACCTTTTTGGCGATATGTTGATTGCTATCGGAAATAATCGTCACCGCTTTTGCCGAGTAAGCGCCTTCTTGCACGAAATCGATCACGCGGGTGCCGATAAACACAGCAACGAGCGTGTACATCGCTCCCGTTAAATTCAAGTACAACAACGACAGTCCGATTACAAATACATCGACCATAAAGATGACGCGCCCAATACTCCACCCTTTATATTTATTTAAAATCCGGGCGATGATGTCGCCGCCGCCTGTTGTCCCGCCGGCGCGAAAAACGATGCCGAGTCCGATTCCAACAGTCACCCCCGCGTACAAAGCCGCTAACAGCGAATCATCCAAAGGAAGTCGAAAAGAGCTAAACAGACTCAAAAACACAGACAAAGAAACGGTGCCGATTACAGTATAGATCAGAGAGAGACGGCCCAATGTCCGCCATCCTAAAATAAGCAATGGAATATTTAAAGCGAGGTTGACTAACCCAGGATCCCAGTTGAAAATGAACTTCAGTAAAATTGTAATCCCCGTTACGCCGCCCTCAGCTAAATGGTTCGCAATGTTAAAATAATTAATGCCAAAGCCTGTGATCGCTGAGCCGACCAAAATCATAAATACATTTTTAAAATGAGTCTCTATCGTATTCATCGTCTTTTACCACCTCAAAAGTTGGAATCAACGCGTCCATTTTTCCCTTAAAAATCTGCAAGCTACTCTTTGGGCCCAAAAACTTTAAAATTCCACTAAAGGGCCTACAGCGCAACAGTCTACCGTTATTCTGTATAATGTCAGGATGTCCAATTATAGATGAAGCTAATAAACGCATGTTATAATATTGTAACAAATGTTGGAATAGGAAAGGGAGGCAGAACGATGAACAAAGAGTTAACGATCAAGGGGATGCAGCGCGAAGTCGATCAGTACATCTCTCAATTCAAAGAAGGATATTTTAGCCCGTTGTCATTAATGGCTCGCTTGACGGAAGAAGCGGGGGAGTTGGCTCGTGAGGTCAATCATCATTATGGCGAAAAACCGAAGCGCGATGATGAAGAAGAAAACAGTATCGAAATGGAGTTGTCTGACTGCATGTTCATTTTGACTTGCTTCGCCAATTCATTAAATATTGATTTAGAAGAGTCATTTTATAAAATGATGCATAAGTTTAATACAAGGGACGCAAATCGTTGGACGCGGAAAGAACAGGAATAGGCGGCGCTTCTTTCCAAGTATCTTTGTTTCCTGTATAATTTGAAAACAACAATCGATTACAAAATTATTTGCGGCTTGGCGGACAGATGTCCAGATTTTTTTCGTAACATCCGCCGAAACATGGAAAATAGACGTTGTACATAGACTAAGCTTATAAGATAAAGAGGTTCGGAAAAGGAGAGAACGATGACGATAAAAGTAGCGATTGCAGGTTCAAAAGGGAAAATGGGAGTCGAAGCGGTGAAAATGGTTCATGCGGATGAGGCGTTTACGCTTGTCGCAGAAATCGGCCGTCCTGGCTCAGTGTATACAGAGGAAAATGGCGCGCCTTATTTTGGCGATGTCGCGGAAGCATTGGAGAAAACGAAGCCTGATGTGTTGGTCGATCTGACGACGCCACAGTCCGCGAAGGAAAATATGGAAACGGCGCTGCGTTTAGGGGTTCGTCCTGTTGTCGGCACAACTGGGTTCAGCGCGGCAGATATCGAGAGTTTGGACAAGCTTTGTCGGGAAAAAGGGGTCGGAGCGATCATTGCGCCCAACTTTGCGATCGGAGCGATTTTGATGATGAAGTTTGCCCGCGAGGCGGCGAAATATATGCCGCATGTGGAGATCATCGAGATGCACCACGATCAAAAGCTAGACGCTCCGTCTGGGACGGCGATTAAAACAGCTGAAATGATTCAAGAAACGCGCCCAGAATTAAAGCAAGGCCACCCAGAAGAAGAGGAAGTAATCGACGGCGCGCGTGGCGGGGTTGTAAACGGTTTTCGAATTCACAGTGTCCGCTTGCCAGGTTTGGTCGCCCACCAAGAAGTGTTGTTTGGACATACCGGGCAAACGTTAAGTATCCGTCATGATTCGATCAACCGCGAATCGTTTATGCCAGGCATTCGGTTAGCGATCAACAAGGTGATGGAGATTGAAGGGTTAGTTTACGGCTTAGACCAAATTATGGAATAACGAGCACGAAGGGGAGCGAAAAAACATGGATATCGCCTTAATTGCCCATGATAAAAAGAAAACAGAACTCGTCAACTTTATGATTGCCTATGAACAAATTTTTTCGGAACATAACTTGTATTCAACAGGAACGACGGGCCTGCGGATTATGGAAAATACCAACTTGCAGCTTGAACGATTGAAGTCGGGACCGATGGGCGGCGACCAACAGATCGGAGCCCTCATTGCGACAGGCGCGCTTGATCTGGTCATTTTTTTCCGCGACCCGTTAACGGCTCAACCGCATGAACCAGATGTCAGCGCCTTGCTTCGTTTGTGCGATGTGTACGGTATTCCGTTGGCGACGAATGCGGCCACAGCGGAGCTGTTGTTAATGGCGGTTGAAAAAGGTTTTTTCGATTGGCGCGAGACCGTTGATAAATACAAAGGAGCGATCGACCTAGATGACGATTGATATTTTGGCAATCGGGGCGCATGCTGACGACATTGAAATTGGGGTAGGCGGAACGCTGCTGAAACATCGTTTGCAAGGAAGGACAATCGCTTTGTGCGATCTCACATTGGCGGAACTGTCGTCGAATGGGGACGTGGAAACGAGATTACGCGAAGCGGAAGCGGCTCGTCAGACGTTGGGCGCCGAGCAACGGATTCAACTGGAACTTGGCGATCGCCAGTTACGGGTCAGCGATGAGCAGATTCGGGCGATTGTCGCCGTCATTCGGCAGCTGCGACCGAAATTGATTTTTGCTCCTTTTTGGAAAGATCGTCATCCCGACCATGAACATGCTAGCCGTTTGGTTCGCGAGGCGGCTTTTAGCGCGGGCATTCGTCATTATGCCCCTGAAACAGGAGCGGCCCATCGTCCGCAATCGGTGTTCTATTATTTTATAAACGATTTTGTCGAGCCTGATTTTTGTGTCGATGTGACGAATGTGTATGAGCAAAAAATGGACGCCCTAGAATGCTACCAAAGTCAATTTTTACCGTCTGATGGAACCGTTGTTACGCCGTTAAACAGCGGTTATTTTGAACAAATCAGAAGCAGGGAATATCTTTTTGGTCGAAAAATTGGAACGGGTTTTGCAGAGGGTTTCAAAACGAACACCACTTTAGCGCTAGACTACTTGGTTTAAAGGGGATCCAGGACACGATGAAAATTGGAATAACTTGTTACCCTACCGTGGGCGGCTCCGGCGTTATTGCGACTGAACTCGGCAAATTGTTGGCCGAACGGGGTCATGAAGTCCATTTCATTACGTCGGACATGCCTTTTCGACTCGGCAAATTTTATAAAAACATTTACTATCATGAAGTGGAAACGAGCAGCTATGATGTGTTTCGCTACCCGCCGTATGAATTGAGCTTGGCCAGCCGCATGGCGGAAGTGGCCCGAAATGAACAGTTAGACGTGCTGCATGTGCATTATGCGATACCGCATGCGATTAGCGCTTTTTTGGCGAAAGAAATGGTCGGCGAGCAACTCAAAATCGTGACAACGTTACATGGCACGGACATAACGGTGCTCGGGCACGATCGATCGCTCAGCGATATTATTCGATTTGGAATTGAGCGGAGCGATGTCGTTACCGCCGTTTCGCAAGACTTGATCGATAAGACCAAGCAAGTGTTAGGGATCGAGCAACCGATTGAAAAAGTATACAATTTTATCGACAAACGTGAATATTATCCGCGCGATGTGAGTGATTATCGTCAAGAATTAGCGCCTAGCGGAGAAAAGATTTTGATCCATGTGTCCAACTTTCGTCCAGTCAAAAGGGTGCTAGATGTGGTCCGTATTTTTCATCAAACGCTTCAACATATGCCAGCAAAATTGTTGTTTATCGGTGAGGGGCCTGATACCGCGGCGGCGCGCCAATTGGCGGTTGAACTAGGAGTGAGTGAACATGTTCGCTTTTTAGGTAAACAGGAAAAGCTTGCTTTTATGTACTCGCTTGCCGATCTGTTATTGTTGACCTCGGAAAAAGAAAGTTTCGGGCTTGTGGCGTTGGAGGCGATGGCTTGCGGGTTGCCGGTTGTGGGCACAACGGCGGGCGGGATTCCCGAAGTGGTGACCGATGGGGAAACGGGTTTTTTGCGACCGATCGGTGATGTCGAGGGGATGACGAAACAAGTCGTTCGCTTGTTAAGTGATCAAAAGCTGTACGATCGCTTTTCTAAAAATTCATTGGGACGCGCGTACCACGAGTTTTGTCAGGATCAAATTGCGAGCCAATACGAAGCGATTTATGAACGGATTTGCGCTCAGCCCGCCGCGAACACGCGCTAGGGGGTTATCGACATGGAGCAAGCTGCTCGCGGATTGCTTGAATATCTTGAACAACACGGTCATACCGCCTACGAAGTAGGCGGTTGTGTGCGTGATCGGCTGCTTGGCTATCCAATCCAAGACATTGATATCGCGACCTCGGCTACCCCCGATCAAATGTTAGCGCTGTTTCCGCGAGCGATCCCGACTGGGATCAAACACGGTACAGTGACCGCGTTTTGGCAGGATCATGCTTTTGAAGTGACGACGTTTCGAATCGACGGCTCATACAGTAACCATCGGCAGCCGGATCAAGTTCAGTTTGTCGACGACATCACGCTTGATCTAGCCCGGCGCGATTTCACGATCAACGCGATGGCTGTTAATCGGCGCGGTCAGTTGATCGATCCGTTTGGCGGACAGCAAGATTTGGAGCGCCGCTTGCTTCGATCGGTTGGCGATCCGCAACGACGTTTTTCGGAAGATGCGTTGCGGATTTTACGCGGGATCCGTTTTAGCGCCCGATTTGATCTGGAAATTGAACCGCAAACGTGGGCGGCAATGTTGGATTGCGCGCCCATGCTTACCGCCATTTCTCGCGAACGGATTCGCGATGAACTGGCGAAGATGGTCGGGGGAGTTCGCCCACGACGCGCATTATCGCTCTTGGCGACGCCTGGTTTGTTGCCGTTTGACGAGTGGATCGCATTATTTGCATCCATCCCAATTGCAGCGTTGCCGTCAGGCTATTCAGTACTTTCCGAACGAGGGCGTTGGGTTGCGTTATGGTTACAGGCGGACTGGGAATTAGAGCGTTGTCGCCGACTGTTGCGTTCATGGCGATTTTCAAATCAGGAACAGCGGGACAAGCTTCATTTGCTGGCTGCGGTTCGGGCGCTGCCTAGGGCGACGACGGATGATCGCCAGGCAAAACGACTCTTGCTGTCTTACGGGCTTGCGTTAATGTTAGAAGCAGAACAGTTGACGCGTTGGCGAAGTTCACAAGTAGACTTTGCTGAAACTTCGCGTATTGAACAGCGTTGGCGTCGGTTGGATGCCCAAATCGAGATTCGCGAACCAAGGCAGCTCGCAATCGGTGGACAGGCATTGATCGATGTTTTTGGACGCGAAGCCGGCCCGTGGGTCGGGGAAACATTACATACGTTATTTGAACAGGTCGCGCTCAACGGACTCCCCAATCAGCGGGAACCCCTGTTGGCGGCGGCAAGAAAGGTTTGGAACGAACGTGAAGGAACAAATACTGAGATTATTTAAAGAAGCGAACGGTCAGTTTGTATCGGGGGAAGCGCTCAGCGAGGCGTTAGGTTGTTCGCGCACCGCAATTTGGAAGCATATAAGTGAGCTGCGGGCGCAAGGCTATCAGTTTGAGGCGGTTCGTCGCTCGGGTTATCGGCTGTTGGCTACCCCGGATATTCCGTATGCTGAACAAGTCAAAGCGGGTCTCAACACACAGAGGTTAGGGTGTGAAACCCATTTTTTTGAAACCGTGGAATCGACGCAAACAGAGATCCACGCGTTAGCGCGAGCGGGAGCGCCCGAAGGAACGGTCGTTATTGCCGATGAACAAGTGAAGGGAAAAGGCCGATTGGGGCGTTCCTGGCACT from Ammoniphilus oxalaticus includes:
- a CDS encoding menaquinol-cytochrome c reductase cytochrome b/c subunit, whose amino-acid sequence is MANNDKTKIEYVGDSRVPAKKHPNISPSYSEFPGKTEAFWPNFLLKEWMVAAVALMGYLILTVSQPAPLTDMADPTNTSFTPLPDWYFLFLYQLLKYPWASGTPWVLMGTVVLPGLMFGGLMLAPFLDRGPERRWTKRPVASGLMFLGVISVAFLTWEAMDGYKKMEASKAEAAAEAGEPGGDSGGAAAPPAAELDSDDPGAEIWAAQTSCVSCHGADMSGGGGPPLTDVGSRLSADEIKDVIVNGAGIMSAGMFDGTDEELDQLVEFLAEQK
- a CDS encoding YitT family protein produces the protein MNTIETHFKNVFMILVGSAITGFGINYFNIANHLAEGGVTGITILLKFIFNWDPGLVNLALNIPLLILGWRTLGRLSLIYTVIGTVSLSVFLSLFSSFRLPLDDSLLAALYAGVTVGIGLGIVFRAGGTTGGGDIIARILNKYKGWSIGRVIFMVDVFVIGLSLLYLNLTGAMYTLVAVFIGTRVIDFVQEGAYSAKAVTIISDSNQHIAKKVLKEMERGATLLNGRGGWTGSSKDILYCVVNRNEIVRLKAIAHAIDPYAFIIVSDVREVLGEGFTHDENKRPLKEA
- a CDS encoding sporulation protein YpjB, which codes for MKKKWKQWTIIIFLAIFSSFSQTVAGTVTAAESEGRNNQQNNMETLDRLSQEIVTLVEQEQLAHAKGKLEQLGELFTHIGTERRISIEALELATQTIVQGKKALADVTPDKKEAILRAKQIRILVDALSHPNQPIWKSYHSTYSQQVGEMMNQAGRSRQEGLRKSLQLNYQLYSTLKPAIALNQTPSTIQMMDSIYQFINQQAHGQDVDWEATQNSLQQLQEVTGNLFLGKEQNTLALYMNSNSPIAMISMISLILFTALSYVAWRMYRGTRFQM
- the qcrB gene encoding menaquinol-cytochrome c reductase cytochrome b subunit, yielding MIKQVYDWVDERLNITPMWRDLADHEVPEHVNPAHHFSAFVYCFGGLTFFITVIQILSGMFLTMYYVPDVIHAYESVKYLQNEVAFGVIVRGMHHWGASLVIVMMFLHTLRVFFTGSYKHPRELNWVVGMMIFFTMLGLGFTGYLLPWDNTAYFATKVGVEIAATVPFIGDFIKTLLTGGDILGAQTLTRFFAIHVFFLPGALLGLLGAHFVIIRRQGISGPL
- the bshB1 gene encoding bacillithiol biosynthesis deacetylase BshB1, whose product is MTIDILAIGAHADDIEIGVGGTLLKHRLQGRTIALCDLTLAELSSNGDVETRLREAEAARQTLGAEQRIQLELGDRQLRVSDEQIRAIVAVIRQLRPKLIFAPFWKDRHPDHEHASRLVREAAFSAGIRHYAPETGAAHRPQSVFYYFINDFVEPDFCVDVTNVYEQKMDALECYQSQFLPSDGTVVTPLNSGYFEQIRSREYLFGRKIGTGFAEGFKTNTTLALDYLV
- a CDS encoding DUF2487 family protein yields the protein MRWTAEDIEKFEAEKEFIDTALIPIFSFSVEQIGVDVVKEQKWLEEICVYTERQLTGRVLLFPTLYALDPEWRYDLLISEPFRYQQCVTTNPLLAEKLEEQGLSVYLLGRAEDEEDLATMVKEGKKLTNLIMERWKNKSAQT
- the mgsA gene encoding methylglyoxal synthase, with protein sequence MDIALIAHDKKKTELVNFMIAYEQIFSEHNLYSTGTTGLRIMENTNLQLERLKSGPMGGDQQIGALIATGALDLVIFFRDPLTAQPHEPDVSALLRLCDVYGIPLATNAATAELLLMAVEKGFFDWRETVDKYKGAIDLDDD
- a CDS encoding DUF1405 domain-containing protein is translated as MQWFRSSLKKSWFLGSLIVVNFLGTIYGFYWYKNQLAQTEPALLRVFVPDSPAASGLFTLFLIALWLGRSFPSLEAFAAVTNLKYGVWAVAVIIWGWALGGERQWTDYMLIFSHGGMAFESLLYARFYTIRFIHLLPVAIWLVWNDAMDYLVGLHPWLPSVMYPSHVSTVGWFTFLLTVLSLTIIYLVVRPKKGV
- the dapB gene encoding 4-hydroxy-tetrahydrodipicolinate reductase, with the translated sequence MTIKVAIAGSKGKMGVEAVKMVHADEAFTLVAEIGRPGSVYTEENGAPYFGDVAEALEKTKPDVLVDLTTPQSAKENMETALRLGVRPVVGTTGFSAADIESLDKLCREKGVGAIIAPNFAIGAILMMKFAREAAKYMPHVEIIEMHHDQKLDAPSGTAIKTAEMIQETRPELKQGHPEEEEVIDGARGGVVNGFRIHSVRLPGLVAHQEVLFGHTGQTLSIRHDSINRESFMPGIRLAINKVMEIEGLVYGLDQIME
- a CDS encoding ubiquinol-cytochrome c reductase iron-sulfur subunit, with amino-acid sequence MSKKDISRRTFLNYMLMGTGGFLAAGMITPMARFALDPALKSGAGEGDLVPVTTVDELSGEPQRFDFKVKTVDGWYQTETPMSAWVYKRGEEIVALSPICKHLGCTVQWNTNQSHPDHFFCPCHDGFYTKDGNNVPHTPPLAPLDVYEVDVQEGKVYLGKPQPNPVKGA
- a CDS encoding nucleotide pyrophosphohydrolase → MNKELTIKGMQREVDQYISQFKEGYFSPLSLMARLTEEAGELAREVNHHYGEKPKRDDEEENSIEMELSDCMFILTCFANSLNIDLEESFYKMMHKFNTRDANRWTRKEQE